The genomic region TTTTCTGACAATCTTCGATCATACCACGGAACAGCCCCTCTACCCAACCCTGATCTACATCTTCGCCATCGAGATGAACCGATTCATGACGACCCACGGCTATAAGAAAGAAGAGATCGCCCTGGTGGCCGTGAAGAACAAGAAGAACGCCATGGATCATCCTTCGGCCCAACTGCCCGCGGAGATTACCGTTCAGGACGTGCTCAACTCCGAGATCATGGCCTGGCCGGTCAACCGCCTCGATATCAGCCCGACGAGCGACGGGGCCTGCGCCTTAGTCCTGGCCGCAGAACATGTGGCCCGCAGGATCGACGAGAAACCCATCTGGATCGCCGGCGTGGGCTGGTGTCTCGATACCGCTTACTGGTGCACGCGCGACCTCTATTATCCCGACTATCTCGAGGTGGCCGCACGCCAGGCCTACCAGATGGCCGGCATCAGAGAACCGGCCAAAGAGATCCACGTGGCCGAACCCTACGACCCCTTCACCTACAAGGAACTCCATCACATCGAGGGGTTGATGCTGGCCCCGAGGGGAAAATCGGTCGACCTGCTCGTCAAAGGCCACTTCAACCGGGACGGAAACCTTCCCTGCTCGCCCTCGGGCGGTCTTCTGGGCGTGGGAAATCCCATTTCCGCGGCCGGCCTGATGAAGATCATGGAGGTCTATCTCCAGCTCAAGGGAAGCGCTGGAAAACGGCAGGTCCCGGGCAATCCTACCTGCGGCGTGGCCAATGCCTGGGGCGATCTCATGCAGGTGGGGACCGTCGTCGTCTTGAGAAAATAAGGAGGAGGTGAAACCATGGAGATCACGGATAAAATGGTAGCTCACACGGCCACGAAATTGACCGCTGAGGAGATCCTTGGAGGAAAAGTCCTCTCGGTAAAATGGGAGCCCAAATTGAAATATGCCTGGGACAACGGCCCGGCCATCGGCCGGTATCTCGCGGAGCTCAAAAACGGAAGGATCATCGCCAAGAAATGCGACAAATGCCACCGGATCATGCTCCCGCCGAGGATGTTCTGCGAACTCTGCTGGGTCCCGACCGGCGAATGGGTCTACGTCCAGGATACAGGGGTGGTCAATGCCTGGATCATCGGCTACGTCGACTGGAAGGCGGCCCGCCTCGACATCAAGGGAGGGGTCCGTCCCATCACCCAGAGCATCATCGAAATCGACGGGGCCTCCAAGGGGATGGGCATCCTCCATCTCTTAAACGAGGTCGATCCGTGGAAGATCTATCGGGGCATGAAGGTGAAAGCGGTCTGGAAACCGCCGGAGGAGCGGATCGGGGCCATCACCGATATCAAATATTTCAAACCCATCGAATAAAATCCGAATGGCCAATATGGAAGATTCATCCTTTTGAGAATCGGGGTTGAGAATTTCACGCCGGTTTCGGTTTTCGAGATTCGGATTTCCGATTTCCTAAATCAGGAGGTGAAACCATGGCGTTGATCGAACGTCTTCAGAAGACCACGGACGTCACGTATTGGGAAGGCCAAATCCCGATGAACTATATCTACACGGTGGGCCGGGCCGGAGAGAAGTTCTTCCGGGAGATCATCAACGGAAAGCTCTTCGGGGCAAAATGCGAGGCCTGTGAGCTCCTCTACGTCCCCCCTCGAACCTATTGTGAGAAATGCTTTGCCCGGTTAGAGGACCATTATGTGGAGGTGGGGACGAAGGGGACGGTCCACACCTTCACCCAGTGCTGGGAGACCTTTGACGGCATCCGGAAAGAGACCCCCTCCATCGTCGCGGTGATCCGCATCGATGGCACCCAGGGAGGGCTCGTCCATTGGTTGGGCGAGGTCGACTTCAAGGACGTCTATATCGGCATGCCGGTCGAGGCGGTCTTCAAACCCAAAGAGGATCGCGAGGGAAGCATCCTGGACATCAAGTATTTCAAACCCACGAGATAATCTGCCCCCTCACCCCCCTCCCCGTGGGGGGGGTGAGGGGATTCGGGAGGCACCTATGGCACTCGACTTTGACCTGACCGAAGAGCAACAGATGCTTCGAAAAATGGTCCGCAATTTTGCGGAAAAAGAGATCGCTCCGGTGGCTCAGGAGCTCGATGAGAAAGAAGAGTTCTCCTACCACCTGACCAAGCGGATGGGGGAACTCGGCCTGTTCGGTCCCTTCGTTTCGGAGGAGTATGGGGGAAGCAATGTGGGGTACATCTCCTATATCATCGCGGTCGAAGAGATCGCCCGGATCGACGGGTCTCAGGCCGCCACCCTCGCCGCGGGGAATTCTCTCGGCATCGCTCCCATCTATTACTATGGGAACGAAGAACAGAAACAGAGGTGGCTTCCGGACCTCTGCGCGGGCAAGGCCCTTGCCTCCTTCGGCTTGACCGAGCCCAATGCCGGTTCCGATGCCGGGGCCTCCAAGACCACCGCCGTCCTCCAAGGAGACTACTGGGTGCTCAACGGATCGAAGATCTTCATCACCAATTCGACGACCGAGATCAGCAAGGTCTGTACGGTGCAAGCGGTCACCGGAAAACGCCCCGATGGCCGGCCCGAGATCTCCTGCATCCTCGTGCCGAACGGAACGCCGGGATTCACCACCAAGACCATGCACGGAAAGATGGTCTGGCGGGCCTCCAACACCGGCGAACTCTACTTCACCGATTGTAAGGTCCCCAAAGAGAACCTGTTGGGAAAACGGGGGGACGGATTTCACCAGATGCTGGCCACCCTGGACGGAGGAAGGCTCAGCATTGCGGCCATGGGACTGGGTGGGGCCCAGGGCGCCTTCGAGCTGGCCCTCAAATATGCCTCCGAGCGGGAGCAATTCGGCCGGCCCATCGGCACCTTTCAGGTCAACGCCTTCAAGCTCGCGGACATGGCCACGGAGATCGAGCTGGGAAGATTGCTCCTCTACAAGGCCTGCTGGCTCTGCGAACAGCATCGACCCTTCGGAAAGGAAGCGGCCATGGCCAAATTATATTGTTCCGAAATGTATCACCGCGTGGCCTATCAGGCCGTCCAGCTCCACGGAGGGTACGGGTTGATGAAGGAATATGGGGTGGAGCGTCACTACCGGAACCAGAAACTTCTCGATATCGGAGAGGGGACATCGGAAGTCCAGCGAATCGTCATCGCCAGACACATCGGCGTTCCGGGAAGGGCCCTCTAAAGGATGGCAGGAGAGGGCCTTCGCTTTCCTCTATTGCGATGAGGTCCGTTTTCTGCTAAGGTGATACCGCAATGAGTCTGGTCCAACGGATCCTCCAGGGAGATATTCGGGCGGCCTCCCGATTGATGCGGGACATCGATGATCGAATCCCCTCGGCGACGGACGCCCTGAAAGAGCTTTATCCGAGGACCGGGAGGGCCTATGTCATCGGGATCACGGGGCCACCGGGCTCCGGGAAATCGACCATCGTCGATAAGATGGTCGACATCTTCCGGAAGGAGGGAAAGACGGTCGGCATCGTGGCGGTCGACCCCACCAGCCCCTTTACCGGAGGGGCGATCCTCGGCGACCGGATCCGGATGCAGCGCCATGCGACGGATGAAGGCGTCTTCATTCGCTCCTTGGCCACCCGGGGTTCTCTCGGCGGTCTCTCCCGATCCACCCAGGACATCGTTAACGTCATGGATGCCATGGGAAAGGACATCATCCTCGTCGAGACCGTGGGCGTGGGGCAGGACGAAGTCGACATCGTCAACACGGCCCATACCTCGATCGTCGTCCTCATCCCAGGCCTGGGAGACGATATCCAGGCGATCAAGGCGGGGATCATCGAGATCGGAGATCTCTTCGTGATCAACAAGTGTGAACGCGAAGGGGCGGACAAGATGGAGCGGGACCTCCGGATGGTGCTCGAGATGGGGCGGAAGCGAGAGGACGGGTGGGACCCTCCCATCTTCAAAACCGAGGCGATCCTCGGGAAGGGGATCTTCGAACTGGTCTATGGCATTTACCGCCACAGGCAGGCTCTGGAACAGGGCCAGGGCCTCGAAAAGAAGCAAAAGGAAAGGGCCAAGACCCTCTTCTTGGAGGTTCTCGAGTCAGAGGTGATGACCCGGTTTATGGAGAAGATCCAATCCGATCCCCGATGGGAAAACCTCCTCGAAGCATTGGCCCATCGACGCCTCGATCCCTATTCCCTGGCCGAGACGATGATCGCCGAAGAACTCCGGAGTCCTTAACCCGTCTTCCCTGAGGATTGATCCTTTGGGCGTTGCATCTGAATTTTGGGGTTTGAGTTTTCCGTTTTGAATTTGAATGGGACAGGGGGGATCCACGCATGCGATCCATCGAAGCCATCCGAAAAGAGTTGGAGAGGAGAAGGGCCGAAGCCCTCTTGGGAGGGGGACAGGAGAAGATCGATAAGCAGCACAAAGAGGGGAAGCTGACTGCTCGGGAGCGACTGGACCTCCTCCTCGATCCAGGGACCTTCGTCGAACTGGACAAGTTCGTCACTCACCGGTGCACCGATTTCGGGATGGAGAAGAAGAAATTCTGGGGCGATGGCGTGGTCACCGGTTACGGGAAGATCCACGGTCGTCTCGTCTTTGTCTTTTCTCAAGACTTCACCGTCTTCGGCGGTGCCCTCGGGATGGCCTTCGCCGAAAAGATCTGCAAGATCATGGATCTTGCCATGAAGACCGGCGCCCCCATCATCGGGCTTAACGACTCGGGGGGGGCGAGAATCCAGGAGGGGGTAGAAAGTTTGGCCGGTTATGCCTACATCTTCCTTCGAAACGTCCTGGCCTCCGGCGTGGTGCCCCAGATCTCCGCGATCATGGGCCCTTGCGCCGGAGGAGCGGTCTATTCTCCTGCCATCACGGACTTCATCTTGATGACCAAGAAGACCAGTTACCTCCACATCACCGGCCCGGACGTGATCCGGGCTGCCCTCGGAAAGACCGAGACGCCCGATGGCAAACCGATCACCTCCGAGCTCCTCGGAGGGGCACAGGTTCATATGGAGAAAAGCGGCGTGGCCCACTTCGCCGGGGAGAACGACGAGGACACGATCCGGCTGATCAAGGAGCTCCTCAGCTTCCTGCCCCAGAACAACCGGGAAAAACCTCCGGTCATCGAATGTACCGATGATCCCAACCGGATGGAGGAGTCGCTCAAGACCGTCGTCCCTGAAGACTCTAAGAAGGCCTACGACATGAAGAAGATCATCTTGGGGACGGTGGATCACGGATATTTCCTCGAGGTCCAGAAAGATTGGGCCAAGAACATCGTCGTCGGTTTCGCCCGTTACAACGGGATGCCGGTGGGGATCGTGGCCAATCAGCCCAACTGGCTGGCCGGGTCCCTCGACCCCGACTCCTCGGTCAAGGCCGCCCGGTTCGTCCGGTTCTGCGACTGCTTCAACATCCCCTTGGTCACCTTCGTGGATGTCCCGGGATTTCTGCCGGGGATCGATATGGAGGCAAGGGGGATCATCCGCCACGGAGCCAAACTGCTCTACGCCTATTGCGAGGCGACGGTCCCCAAGGTCACGATCATCACCCGAAAAGGCTACGGGGGGGCCTACGACGTCATGTCCTCCAAACACATCCGGGGGGATATCAACTATTGCTATCCCACCGCGGAGATCGCCGTCATGGGCGCCGAGGGAGCGGTCAACATCATCTTCCGGAACGAGATCAAAGAATCCAGCAACCCCGAAGAGACCCGCAAGAGACTGGTCGAGGAATACCAGATGAAATTTGCCAGTCCTTACAAAGCGGCCGAATTGGGATATGTCGATGAGATCATCGAACCGGAGGAGACCCGTCCCAAGATCATCCAGGCCCTCGACATCCTAAAAACCAAGGTCGATACGAACCCTTGGCGGAAGCACGGTAACATCCCCCTTTAACAGGAAATCCGACCTCCGGAGGCCGAGATCGGACGTCCGGAGGGTGGAGGTGTGAATCATGTCCAAAAACATACGCGAAGAGATGGAGCGTTGGGAGAAGACGACCCTCCAGAAAGCGGTGTCCAAAGCCCCGGAGCGTCAACCCTCCTTCCAGACCACCTCCCATATCGAACTTAAACGGCTTTACACCCCCCTCGATCTCGGAGAGCTCGATTACTGCAGAGACCTGGGCTTCCCGGGTGAATATCCCTTCACCCGGGGCGTCCAGCCCACGATGTATCGGGGTCGCCTCTGGACGATGAGGCAGTATGCCGGGTTCGCCACGGCGGAGGAGACCAACAAACGATATAAATATCTCCTCGAACAGGGACAGACCGGTTTGAGCGTCGCCTTCGACCTCCCCACCCAGATCGGCTATGACTCCGACCATCCCCTTGCGGAGGGAGAGGTGGGCAAGGTCGGGGTGGCCATCGACACCCTAAAAGACATGGAGATCCTCTTCGACGGCATTCCCCTCGATCAAGTCTCCACCTCCATGACCATCAATGCGACCGCTGCCATCCTGCTTGCCATGTATATTGCCGTGGCGGAAAAACAGGGGGTCCCAAGCCATGTTCTTCAGGGAACGATTCAGAACGACATCTTAAAGGAGTATTCGGCCAGGGGGACCTACATCTACCCACCCCTCGAATCGATGCGGATCGTGACCGACATCTTCGCCTTCTGTAAGGAGCACGTCCCGCGATGGAACACCATCAGCATCAGCGGCTACCACATGCGGGAGGCCGGCTGCACGGCGGTCCAGGAGGTGGCCTTTACGCTTGCCGACGGCATCGCTTATGTGGAGGCCGCCATACGGGCTGGCCTGGATGTGGACTCCTTTGCCTCCAGGCTCGCCTTCTTTTTCTGTTGCCATAACAATTTCATCGAAGAGGTGGCCAAATTTCGGGCCGCTCGAAGGCTCTGGGCCAGGATCATGAAGGAACGGTTCAAGGCCAAGAGGGATGAATCGTGTATGCTTCGATTCCATACGCAGACCGCCGGATGCACCCTCACCGCCCAGCAACCCGAGAACAATGTCGTCCGGGTGGCCTTCCAGGCCCTTGCCGCGGTCTTGGGAGGGACCCAATCCCTTCACACGAATTCCAAAGACGAAGCCTATGCCCTTCCCACGGAGGAGGCCGTGAGGATCGCCCTGAGGACCCAACAGATCATCGCCTACGAAAGCGGCGTGGCAGAGATGATCGATCCCCTCGGGGGGTCCTATGCGGTGGAATCCCTCACCCACGAGATCGAAAGAAAGGCCCAGGAATACATCGACAAGATCGACGCCATGGGAGGGGCCATCAAGGCGATCGAATCGGGCTTCATCCAGGAGGAGATCGCCGAGAGCGCTTATCAGTATCAGAAAGAAATCGAAACCAAAAAACGGATCATCGTGGGGCTGAACCAATTCCAGATCGAAGAAGAGCCTCTCAGGGACATCCTGAAAATCGACCCCGAGATCGAACGGTACCAGAAAGAGAAACTGGCCAGGGTCAAAGGGGAGCGAGATCAGGCCAGGGTGAGGGAAACCTTGGGCGCCTTGAAAAAGGCGGCTCAAGGGACTGAAAACATCGTCCCCCGGATCCTTGAGGCCGTGAAAGCCTACGCCACGCTGGGAGAGATCTCGGACGTCCTGAGGGAGGTGTTCGGGGAGTACCGGGAACGGTAATCCCTCAAGGCCCCGATATCCTGTTCCGCGTCATCATCAAAAAGCTCTCGATCAGGCCGGAGGTGACAGATGCCCCGAAAAATTAGAGTCCTCATCGCAAAACCCGGATTGGATGGCCACGACAGGGGGGCCAAGGTCATCGCCCGGGCCCTCCGGGATGCGGGCATGGAAGTGATCTATACCGGGATACGTCAGACTCCGGAACAGATCGCCAATGCCGCCATCCAGGAAGGGGTCGACATCGTCGGTCTCTCGAGCCTCTCGGGGGCCCACATGAGCCTCTTCCCGAAGGTGGTTCAACTCCTCAAAGAGAAGGGGGCGGAAGATATTCACGTCTTCGGAGGAGGGATCATCCCCGTGGATGACATCCCTCGTCTCAAGGAGGTCGGGATTCGTGAAATCTTCTTGCCGGGGACCTCGACCGAGGAGATCATTCACTACATCCGGGAGAATGTAAAAACCACCTGAATATTCAAATCCCTCGTGCCACTTTCTAAGGTCGGAGGGAAAGGAGCGAGACATGCTGAAAAAAATCGACCACATCGCCATCGCCGTCCACAACCTCGAAGAGGCCGCCAGGTTCTATCAAGAGGTGATGGGCCTCACCCTTTCGGGAGTGGAGGTGGTCACCGCTCAGAAGACCCGAGTGGGTTTTTTTAAGATCGGAGAGTCCAACATCGAACTGGTCCAACCCACCGAACCCGATTCCCCCCTGGTAAAGTTCTTAGAGACGAAAGGCCAGGGGATTCACCATATCTGCTTCGAAGTGGATGATGTAGAATCGGAAGTGAAGGCGTTCCTCGAAAGGGGGGCGACCATGGTGGATCAAAAACCCCGGCCTGGAGCCCACGACTCCAAGGTGGCCTTCGTCCATCCCAAGTCGACGGGCGGGGTACTGATCGAACTCTGCGAGCATCCCAAAGGGCATTAAGACCCAGCAGAAGGGGACGATTTGGGGAAAAAGGGTCCCTGTTGGAGGCCGAGCCGAAAGGCCCGGGGCGTACAGCCCACGATCTTCTTGAAGACCTTGGTGAAATAACTCTGGTCTGAAAACCCCACCTCCTGGGCGATCCGGGCGATTGGCAGCTCCTCATTGAAGAGAAGGCTCTTGGCCTTCTCGATCCTCACCTTCGAGAGGTAATCGATGAGGGTCATCCCCAGCTCCTCCTTGACGATGTGGCTTAAGCGGGAGGCGCTGAGAAAGACCTCTTTGGCGACCCGTTCCACGGTGAGGGGCTCGTTACAGTGGGTCTCGATAAATTGCATCGCCTTTTTCAACCGCTGGTAATTTCTCGCATTTCGCGTCTGGTAGATCCGGTCGGTGATCTTGTCGAGGACTTTGACGATCCACAGACAGAGCTCCTCCTGGTTCCGAATCCTCGAAAGCTCCGTGACAAACCCATACCGTAAACCGAGCATCTCCTCCGTCTTTGCACCTGCTTCCACGGCGGCCCGAGAGAGGATGATGAGGAGTTCGAGGGTGGAAACCTTGAGGAGCTCGAAATTTTCGAGGTACTGGATCAGGACGATGGCCAGGAGCTGATAGAGGATCTCCTTGGCTCCAGCCTTATCGCCCAACCGGATTCTGGTGACAATTTCCCTTTCCCGTTCATAGAACCGTCTGCTCAGGAAACCCGGGGTGAGTTCCCGATCGAAATCCTTCAGATCCTGGATCTGATCGGCAATCTTCCCTTGAAGATTCTGGGCTTCCCTCACCTTGAGCAGATCGCCAAGGTCGGGATCGGAAAGCTGATCGGCCATTCCGAAAAGCAGTTGAGAGACCCCCTTCACCTCTTCGTCCTTCAGGACCGGAAGGCCCCTAAGGGAAGATCGGAGGCGTCGAAGGTTGAGGGAGGGTCCCCCATGGATGGCCTGCAACTCCTCAGGTTCCAGTTCGGAGGGAGGGATGAGCAAAAAGGGAGAGGCCACGAGCGAGCCGACGACTCGCCCCCGGTGGAGAATGGGGCAAACCATTTGCATGACCACATAGCAGCATTTTGAGAGGATCGGCTCCCCCCACCGGAGGGCTTCGCGAAGGGCCTCCCGTTGAACCTTCCGACAGATCCTCCTCTGAGTCTGACCGGGTCGAATCGACGCGCAGAAATTCGAAGGGCTTTGGAAATACCTCGACCTCCAGTAGAGATGTCCGTCCCGGCCATAAAGGCGCAGGGGGATCCGTGTGGTCTGAACGAATCTTTTGAGCTGACGGTCGGTTTCGCCGGAGATCCGTAGCTTAGGGCTCGGTGGGAGGGATCTCATGATCGTCGATATTCAGGAGCTGCCTCACCATCGCCGGGGCGGAGGTGGCCTCCCGACAGTACCCATCCGCTCCGATGTTCTTGGCAAAGATCGGGGTGACCGGAGCTCCTCCTACCAGGGTCTTCACCTGTTTGATTAAGCCAGAGGCATGGAGGCGTTCGATGGTGAACTTCATCCAGCTCATGGTGGAGGTCAGCAGGGAGGACATGGCCAAGATCTTAGCCTCATGCCTTTCGATCGCCCGGATAAACCGCTCGGGAGGAACATCCACGCCGAGATCGATCACCTCAAAGCCATTCCCCTCGAGGAGGATGACCACCAGGTTCTTCCCGATATCGTGAAGATCGAATTTCACCGTTCCGATGACGACCTTGGCCATCTTGTGGTTCTTTCGCTCCTGAAGCAAGGGCCGAATCACATTTAACCCGAATTGGAGGGCCCTGGAGGACATCAGGAGTTCCGGAATGAAGAAATCCCCCCTCCGGAACCGCTCGCTGGCCTCGAGCATGCCGGGGATGAGCCCTTGATTCAGAATTCGGAAGAGATCCACTTGATCACGGACCAGCCCCTCAGTGAGTTCCCGGACCGCCTTGCCATCCCTGGAGACCACGGCCTGTTGAAGGGCCGCCAACCGCTTTTCAACGGCCATAGGAGGAGGGAAGGCACCTCTTTCGATATCTGGGGGGTCGCGACGGAGACGAGGAATCATAGGTCAAAAAACATCTCTTGTTCGACGGTCTGATGAGGACGGATCAGAAGGAAATCCCGGTCCCATGGCCCCTGGACCAACTTCCGAAAGAGATCGGGAGAGCCCTTGAGCTCTTCGAAAGAAATCCCCAAAAATTCAGCGTTCTGCCTGGCCACCGCCCGATAAGGGTCTGGGGGATAGACTCCCGTATCGATGAAGACGATCCGGGTATAATGTTTCATCTCCTCGTTCAGGACCCACCGGGCCGTCTCCTTCCCGTAAGCCTTCTCATAGGACTCATATTTTGAAATAGGGGTCTGACCCTTCTCGATCCAGCCCGGGGTGAGATAATAGGTCCCCGGATGCTCCTTCGACTGGCGCTGGTAAGATTCTACCGACCCGAGAAAGAGGGAGATACAATCGTGCACCTTGGGGATGATGAGCGGGTGGAAGGTCGATGACACCCCTACGATCCCGTTGCTACAGAGCCCGTACCCCAGGACGATCCCCTCATAGGGCTGAGAGGAAACCTTCTCGATCTCCCGTTGAATGGCCTGCCCCATCTGCTCAGGGGTCCGGTGCAACCCGTAGTCCAAAAAGACAAACTCCGTTTTCCCGTCCTGGAACCGCCTGAACTCCCTTTCCATAACGGAACAGGCCAACACAAACAATCTTGGCCCTCCCATGGTGGAACCCACGCTCCCTTCATGTTTCGAATCTCTTTTGGATCGCTCCACCCCCCATTGTAAACGGAACCCCCCAGGAAGTCAATCGCTCCCCGCCCCCCTGGACATAGCAGGATTTTACCAAAATTGAGCAAGATTATACAAGAGACGGGAACGCCCTTCATGGGATAAAAATAGGGGGAGGATAGGATCTCATGGAAGAGATGAAACCTCGTGATCGGATATTGACGGCCCTTAAAAGGGGGATGCCGGACCGGGTCCCGTGGATCGAAAATGACATCGAAGAAAATCTTCAAGAGAAAATCATGGGGACCACCCAATTTACGCCCGGCGAGCTCTGCGAACGACTGGGCATGGACGGTTTCGGCTATCACTTCCCGATGGGCGGACAGGCCACCGCTGGACAGGCCCTTCAATCGGCCAAGGGGTTCAAAGAGAACTATTATTACCCTCCGAAAGTCACCTTTGATTTTGTCCCCCCTTGGATTGCCGAGATGGGCGTGATCCCCGAAACCGGTCGCACTTATATCAAAAAAGGGCTCCTGACGTCTCCGGACTCCCTCCAACTGTTCGATGAATATCTCCCAGACCCAGATCACCCGGCACGATATGAGGCGGTTGCAAAATGGCTCGCCCAGTATAAAGGGGACTATGCCGTGTTCGCGAGAATTCGTCTGGGGTCTGCCTCGATGCTCGAAAGCATGGGCATCCTCGAATTCGCCTACAATGTGTATGACCGCCCGGATCTGGTCAAGGAGGTCCACCGGAGATTCTCCGAGTGGTCC from Thermodesulfobacteriota bacterium harbors:
- the meaB gene encoding methylmalonyl Co-A mutase-associated GTPase MeaB, with the protein product MSLVQRILQGDIRAASRLMRDIDDRIPSATDALKELYPRTGRAYVIGITGPPGSGKSTIVDKMVDIFRKEGKTVGIVAVDPTSPFTGGAILGDRIRMQRHATDEGVFIRSLATRGSLGGLSRSTQDIVNVMDAMGKDIILVETVGVGQDEVDIVNTAHTSIVVLIPGLGDDIQAIKAGIIEIGDLFVINKCEREGADKMERDLRMVLEMGRKREDGWDPPIFKTEAILGKGIFELVYGIYRHRQALEQGQGLEKKQKERAKTLFLEVLESEVMTRFMEKIQSDPRWENLLEALAHRRLDPYSLAETMIAEELRSP
- a CDS encoding helix-turn-helix domain-containing protein, producing MRSLPPSPKLRISGETDRQLKRFVQTTRIPLRLYGRDGHLYWRSRYFQSPSNFCASIRPGQTQRRICRKVQREALREALRWGEPILSKCCYVVMQMVCPILHRGRVVGSLVASPFLLIPPSELEPEELQAIHGGPSLNLRRLRSSLRGLPVLKDEEVKGVSQLLFGMADQLSDPDLGDLLKVREAQNLQGKIADQIQDLKDFDRELTPGFLSRRFYEREREIVTRIRLGDKAGAKEILYQLLAIVLIQYLENFELLKVSTLELLIILSRAAVEAGAKTEEMLGLRYGFVTELSRIRNQEELCLWIVKVLDKITDRIYQTRNARNYQRLKKAMQFIETHCNEPLTVERVAKEVFLSASRLSHIVKEELGMTLIDYLSKVRIEKAKSLLFNEELPIARIAQEVGFSDQSYFTKVFKKIVGCTPRAFRLGLQQGPFFPKSSPSAGS
- a CDS encoding cobalamin B12-binding domain-containing protein; this encodes MPRKIRVLIAKPGLDGHDRGAKVIARALRDAGMEVIYTGIRQTPEQIANAAIQEGVDIVGLSSLSGAHMSLFPKVVQLLKEKGAEDIHVFGGGIIPVDDIPRLKEVGIREIFLPGTSTEEIIHYIRENVKTT
- a CDS encoding thiolase domain-containing protein; protein product: MRKVAIVGAGITKFYRNAQETPKELAYEAAKMALDSCGLKLSDIDCVVVGSAPDAFDGVHMKGEYLSDGAGAFRKPYMRHFVGGGTGVLSPAHAWFHIASGMFDTCLVVAEEKMSCAYPHPAGAFLTIFDHTTEQPLYPTLIYIFAIEMNRFMTTHGYKKEEIALVAVKNKKNAMDHPSAQLPAEITVQDVLNSEIMAWPVNRLDISPTSDGACALVLAAEHVARRIDEKPIWIAGVGWCLDTAYWCTRDLYYPDYLEVAARQAYQMAGIREPAKEIHVAEPYDPFTYKELHHIEGLMLAPRGKSVDLLVKGHFNRDGNLPCSPSGGLLGVGNPISAAGLMKIMEVYLQLKGSAGKRQVPGNPTCGVANAWGDLMQVGTVVVLRK
- a CDS encoding Zn-ribbon domain-containing OB-fold protein, with protein sequence MEITDKMVAHTATKLTAEEILGGKVLSVKWEPKLKYAWDNGPAIGRYLAELKNGRIIAKKCDKCHRIMLPPRMFCELCWVPTGEWVYVQDTGVVNAWIIGYVDWKAARLDIKGGVRPITQSIIEIDGASKGMGILHLLNEVDPWKIYRGMKVKAVWKPPEERIGAITDIKYFKPIE
- a CDS encoding Zn-ribbon domain-containing OB-fold protein; translation: MALIERLQKTTDVTYWEGQIPMNYIYTVGRAGEKFFREIINGKLFGAKCEACELLYVPPRTYCEKCFARLEDHYVEVGTKGTVHTFTQCWETFDGIRKETPSIVAVIRIDGTQGGLVHWLGEVDFKDVYIGMPVEAVFKPKEDREGSILDIKYFKPTR
- a CDS encoding acyl-CoA carboxylase subunit beta, producing the protein MRSIEAIRKELERRRAEALLGGGQEKIDKQHKEGKLTARERLDLLLDPGTFVELDKFVTHRCTDFGMEKKKFWGDGVVTGYGKIHGRLVFVFSQDFTVFGGALGMAFAEKICKIMDLAMKTGAPIIGLNDSGGARIQEGVESLAGYAYIFLRNVLASGVVPQISAIMGPCAGGAVYSPAITDFILMTKKTSYLHITGPDVIRAALGKTETPDGKPITSELLGGAQVHMEKSGVAHFAGENDEDTIRLIKELLSFLPQNNREKPPVIECTDDPNRMEESLKTVVPEDSKKAYDMKKIILGTVDHGYFLEVQKDWAKNIVVGFARYNGMPVGIVANQPNWLAGSLDPDSSVKAARFVRFCDCFNIPLVTFVDVPGFLPGIDMEARGIIRHGAKLLYAYCEATVPKVTIITRKGYGGAYDVMSSKHIRGDINYCYPTAEIAVMGAEGAVNIIFRNEIKESSNPEETRKRLVEEYQMKFASPYKAAELGYVDEIIEPEETRPKIIQALDILKTKVDTNPWRKHGNIPL
- the mce gene encoding methylmalonyl-CoA epimerase; amino-acid sequence: MLKKIDHIAIAVHNLEEAARFYQEVMGLTLSGVEVVTAQKTRVGFFKIGESNIELVQPTEPDSPLVKFLETKGQGIHHICFEVDDVESEVKAFLERGATMVDQKPRPGAHDSKVAFVHPKSTGGVLIELCEHPKGH
- a CDS encoding methylmalonyl-CoA mutase family protein; translation: MSKNIREEMERWEKTTLQKAVSKAPERQPSFQTTSHIELKRLYTPLDLGELDYCRDLGFPGEYPFTRGVQPTMYRGRLWTMRQYAGFATAEETNKRYKYLLEQGQTGLSVAFDLPTQIGYDSDHPLAEGEVGKVGVAIDTLKDMEILFDGIPLDQVSTSMTINATAAILLAMYIAVAEKQGVPSHVLQGTIQNDILKEYSARGTYIYPPLESMRIVTDIFAFCKEHVPRWNTISISGYHMREAGCTAVQEVAFTLADGIAYVEAAIRAGLDVDSFASRLAFFFCCHNNFIEEVAKFRAARRLWARIMKERFKAKRDESCMLRFHTQTAGCTLTAQQPENNVVRVAFQALAAVLGGTQSLHTNSKDEAYALPTEEAVRIALRTQQIIAYESGVAEMIDPLGGSYAVESLTHEIERKAQEYIDKIDAMGGAIKAIESGFIQEEIAESAYQYQKEIETKKRIIVGLNQFQIEEEPLRDILKIDPEIERYQKEKLARVKGERDQARVRETLGALKKAAQGTENIVPRILEAVKAYATLGEISDVLREVFGEYRER
- a CDS encoding acyl-CoA dehydrogenase family protein, giving the protein MALDFDLTEEQQMLRKMVRNFAEKEIAPVAQELDEKEEFSYHLTKRMGELGLFGPFVSEEYGGSNVGYISYIIAVEEIARIDGSQAATLAAGNSLGIAPIYYYGNEEQKQRWLPDLCAGKALASFGLTEPNAGSDAGASKTTAVLQGDYWVLNGSKIFITNSTTEISKVCTVQAVTGKRPDGRPEISCILVPNGTPGFTTKTMHGKMVWRASNTGELYFTDCKVPKENLLGKRGDGFHQMLATLDGGRLSIAAMGLGGAQGAFELALKYASEREQFGRPIGTFQVNAFKLADMATEIELGRLLLYKACWLCEQHRPFGKEAAMAKLYCSEMYHRVAYQAVQLHGGYGLMKEYGVERHYRNQKLLDIGEGTSEVQRIVIARHIGVPGRAL